One Leptospira semungkisensis DNA segment encodes these proteins:
- a CDS encoding ArsR/SmtB family transcription factor, producing MSTSDRLDATFAALADPTRRAILARLAKGDATVMDLAKPFSMSQPAISKHLKVLEQAGLISRGSDAQRRPRRIEAKPLGEANEWLENYRKFWEGRYQQLDALLDELKLSKQTKTKRAKRPRS from the coding sequence ATGAGCACTTCTGATAGATTAGATGCCACCTTTGCTGCACTGGCAGATCCCACAAGGAGAGCAATCCTTGCCCGACTAGCAAAAGGAGACGCCACTGTAATGGATTTGGCAAAGCCCTTCTCGATGAGCCAGCCTGCCATCTCCAAACATCTAAAAGTCCTGGAGCAAGCCGGACTCATTTCTCGAGGATCGGATGCACAGAGAAGACCAAGACGAATCGAGGCAAAGCCTTTGGGAGAGGCAAACGAGTGGTTGGAAAACTATCGCAAATTCTGGGAAGGAAGATACCAGCAATTAGATGCTCTATTGGATGAGTTAAAACTTTCTAAACAAACCAAGACAAAACGTGCAAAGCGCCCAAGGAGCTAA
- a CDS encoding VOC family protein, with protein MKIKLTSIFVHDPAQAFQFYTEKLGFISRLYLPQARLAIVASPEEPNGTGLLLEPNDNPLAKTYQEGLFNAGYPVIVFSTEDIHKEFERLKQQGVVFRKEPTQADIGIEAVFEDSCGNLIQLYQLVP; from the coding sequence ATGAAGATCAAACTCACTAGTATTTTTGTTCATGATCCGGCCCAAGCTTTCCAGTTTTATACCGAAAAATTGGGATTCATTAGTAGGCTTTATCTTCCTCAAGCTAGACTGGCTATTGTGGCTTCTCCTGAAGAACCGAATGGGACCGGACTATTGCTCGAGCCAAATGATAATCCTCTTGCGAAAACATATCAAGAAGGCTTGTTCAATGCAGGATATCCAGTAATCGTATTCTCTACGGAGGATATTCATAAGGAATTCGAGAGATTGAAACAACAAGGAGTAGTTTTCAGAAAGGAGCCTACTCAAGCAGATATCGGAATAGAAGCTGTCTTCGAGGATAGTTGTGGAAATTTGATCCAGCTCTATCAGCTCGTCCCATAA
- a CDS encoding NAD(P)/FAD-dependent oxidoreductase, with amino-acid sequence MIQELELRLLPEIAEQPDQLKNYISKSKKIPADEIRFVEVVHHSIDARQRTVIINLKVRVYLGEDYQEKEIQFPDFPNVRNSEEVIVIGAGPAGLFAALELIQLGLKPIVIERGKDVKNRPKDLQQINAHHIVNEDSNYCFGEGGAGTYSDGKLYTRSKKRGDVKRILELLVGFGANKNILIEAHPHIGTNKLPGIVKNIRESILACGGEVHFNQRVEDLILEGNNIRGVLTKNGDRFLANRVILATGHSARDIFELLHKKGIEIDLKPLAVGVRVEHQQSLIDSIQYSCETRNPFLPPSPYSVVKQINGRGVYSFCMCPGGVIAACATKPGEVVTNGWSSSRRARPTANSGIVVELRPEDFRAFAKHGPLAAMEFQKSIEQKAWIAAGKKQTAPAQRLVDFVEGRISSDLPKTSYPPGIVSVDLGSVLPDFIHKSLQAGFKEFNKSMKGYLTNEAVVHAPETRTSSPVSIPRDPKTLEHVRIKGLFPCGEGAGYAGGIVSAAMDGINCARACVPK; translated from the coding sequence ATGATACAAGAACTCGAATTGAGGCTCTTGCCGGAGATTGCGGAGCAACCCGATCAATTAAAGAATTATATCTCCAAGTCCAAAAAGATCCCGGCAGACGAGATCCGCTTTGTTGAAGTCGTACATCATTCCATCGATGCTAGACAAAGAACCGTCATTATTAATCTCAAAGTAAGAGTGTATCTGGGAGAAGATTATCAGGAGAAGGAGATCCAATTCCCGGATTTTCCGAACGTGCGAAATTCCGAAGAAGTTATCGTCATCGGCGCAGGCCCCGCCGGATTATTTGCCGCCTTGGAGTTAATCCAATTAGGATTAAAACCTATCGTAATCGAAAGAGGAAAGGACGTTAAGAACAGGCCCAAGGATCTCCAACAGATTAATGCACATCATATAGTGAACGAAGACTCCAACTATTGCTTCGGAGAAGGTGGGGCAGGAACTTATTCAGACGGCAAGCTCTATACAAGATCCAAGAAACGTGGCGATGTAAAACGTATACTGGAGCTTTTAGTCGGATTCGGGGCGAATAAGAATATCCTAATAGAGGCTCACCCTCATATTGGGACCAATAAATTGCCTGGGATCGTAAAAAACATCCGAGAGTCAATCCTTGCCTGCGGAGGAGAAGTCCATTTTAACCAAAGAGTCGAAGACCTTATATTAGAGGGAAATAATATACGAGGGGTTCTTACGAAGAATGGAGACCGTTTTCTTGCAAATAGAGTAATTCTTGCAACTGGGCATTCGGCTCGGGATATTTTCGAACTTCTTCATAAAAAGGGAATAGAGATCGATCTGAAACCTTTGGCCGTCGGAGTAAGAGTGGAACATCAGCAATCCTTAATAGACTCCATCCAGTATAGCTGCGAGACTCGAAATCCTTTTCTTCCTCCTTCTCCTTATAGTGTCGTGAAACAGATAAATGGCAGGGGAGTGTATTCGTTCTGCATGTGTCCTGGTGGAGTGATCGCTGCCTGCGCTACTAAACCGGGAGAAGTGGTGACTAACGGGTGGTCTTCTTCTCGTCGAGCAAGGCCGACAGCTAATTCCGGCATAGTTGTAGAATTAAGACCCGAAGATTTTCGGGCTTTTGCAAAGCACGGTCCTTTGGCCGCAATGGAATTTCAGAAATCAATAGAACAGAAAGCATGGATTGCCGCTGGCAAAAAACAGACTGCGCCGGCGCAACGACTTGTGGATTTTGTAGAGGGAAGAATCTCCTCAGACCTTCCTAAAACTTCTTATCCTCCTGGGATCGTTTCTGTGGATCTTGGATCTGTGTTACCGGATTTTATTCATAAGTCCCTGCAGGCAGGATTTAAAGAATTCAATAAATCTATGAAAGGATATCTTACGAATGAGGCAGTAGTGCATGCGCCTGAAACGCGTACATCTTCGCCGGTGAGTATTCCTCGGGATCCCAAGACATTGGAGCATGTAAGGATCAAAGGTTTGTTTCCTTGCGGAGAAGGAGCCGGATATGCGGGCGGGATCGTTTCCGCTGCCATGGATGGTATCAATTGCGCTCGAGCCTGCGTTCCGAAATGA
- a CDS encoding nuclear transport factor 2 family protein, producing MPSQETLERFIEMVEQNKHDTAIEEFYTETSSMQENQSSPRVGRKLHFENERRVLARANSIVSKCVRPVFVNGDYVAIRWIFHFEWKDGTVTHMEEMAHQRWEGERIAEETFFYDPAQRVPVAKK from the coding sequence ATCGAGATGGTAGAGCAGAACAAGCATGATACTGCGATAGAAGAATTTTATACGGAAACTTCTTCCATGCAAGAAAACCAATCTTCTCCCAGAGTAGGAAGAAAATTGCATTTTGAGAATGAGCGTAGAGTTTTAGCTCGAGCGAATTCCATTGTTTCCAAGTGTGTGCGTCCCGTATTCGTGAACGGAGACTATGTTGCGATCCGATGGATCTTTCATTTTGAATGGAAGGATGGAACGGTGACTCACATGGAAGAAATGGCTCACCAACGTTGGGAAGGAGAACGCATTGCGGAGGAGACTTTCTTTTACGATCCCGCGCAACGTGTTCCCGTGGCTAAGAAATAA
- a CDS encoding SRPBCC family protein, translating into METKSKLKVTAQGEREIVMTRDFDAPRDLVFECHTKPELLKKWLLGPDGWIMEVCEVNLKIGGKYRYVWKQIADGITMGMGGEFKVITRPELIHCTEVFDEAWYPGEALVQSHFLEKNERTTLIVTILYNSKETRDMVLKSPMEGGVAISYNRLEDLMETLTK; encoded by the coding sequence ATGGAAACTAAAAGCAAATTAAAAGTAACGGCACAAGGAGAAAGAGAGATCGTAATGACTCGGGACTTCGATGCTCCCCGCGATCTTGTATTCGAATGTCATACCAAACCGGAGCTTCTAAAGAAATGGCTACTCGGTCCTGACGGCTGGATCATGGAAGTTTGCGAGGTGAATCTAAAGATCGGCGGAAAATATAGATATGTCTGGAAACAGATTGCCGACGGAATCACGATGGGAATGGGTGGAGAATTTAAGGTGATCACTCGCCCGGAACTCATTCATTGCACTGAAGTATTCGACGAGGCTTGGTATCCGGGAGAAGCTTTAGTACAAAGTCACTTCTTAGAAAAGAATGAAAGAACCACTTTGATAGTTACGATTCTCTACAACTCAAAGGAAACCAGAGACATGGTATTAAAATCCCCGATGGAGGGAGGAGTAGCGATAAGCTATAATCGCTTAGAGGATTTAATGGAGACATTGACAAAGTAA